The Azospirillum brasilense genome window below encodes:
- a CDS encoding glycosyltransferase family 4 protein, whose amino-acid sequence MDVESQLSTGEDPRNPANAFAKDAFAAAGRRPVVLQVLPALVTGGAERGCIDVALALAQAGALPLVASEGGPMAAELDRAGIRHITLPLASKNPLVIRRNARKLEAIIRENGVDIVHARSRAPAWSAWLACQATGARYMTTFHAPYNYKNGLKRWYNSVMARGERIIAISGFIRRHILENYDVDPAVIRTIHRGIDPLSFAPERVSSARMIQLAQKWRLPDDKPVILLPGRLTRWKGQTVLIDALAKLGRKDVCALLVGSDQGRTGYRQELEEQVRRAGLEGVVTMTDHCNDMAAAYRLSTVVVSASQEPEAFGRVIVEAQAMGRPVIVSAIGAYQETVIPGETAWVVPPADPDALAKALDEALSLTTEQRDAIGARARAFVAERYTKQRMCADTLAVYAELLAEPKRAAQGR is encoded by the coding sequence ATGGACGTCGAATCCCAGCTTAGCACCGGCGAGGACCCGCGCAACCCGGCCAACGCCTTCGCGAAGGACGCCTTCGCGGCCGCCGGCCGCCGGCCCGTCGTTCTCCAGGTGCTGCCGGCGCTGGTCACCGGCGGGGCCGAGCGCGGCTGCATCGACGTGGCGCTGGCTCTGGCCCAGGCTGGGGCGCTGCCGCTGGTGGCGTCCGAAGGTGGGCCGATGGCGGCGGAGCTGGACCGCGCCGGCATCCGCCACATCACCCTGCCGCTGGCCTCCAAGAACCCGCTGGTCATCCGCCGCAACGCCCGCAAGCTGGAGGCGATCATCCGCGAGAACGGCGTGGACATCGTGCATGCCCGCTCCCGCGCCCCGGCCTGGAGCGCCTGGCTGGCCTGCCAGGCGACCGGCGCGCGCTACATGACCACCTTCCACGCCCCGTACAACTACAAGAACGGGCTGAAGCGCTGGTACAATTCGGTGATGGCGCGGGGCGAGCGGATCATCGCCATCTCCGGCTTCATCCGCCGCCACATCCTGGAGAATTACGACGTCGATCCGGCGGTCATCCGCACCATCCACCGCGGCATCGACCCGCTGTCCTTCGCGCCGGAACGGGTCAGTTCCGCCCGCATGATCCAGCTCGCCCAGAAATGGCGGCTGCCCGACGACAAGCCGGTGATCCTGCTGCCCGGCCGCCTGACCCGCTGGAAGGGCCAGACGGTGCTGATCGACGCGCTGGCGAAGCTGGGGCGCAAGGACGTCTGCGCGCTGCTCGTCGGGTCCGACCAGGGCCGCACCGGCTACCGGCAGGAGCTGGAGGAGCAGGTGCGCCGCGCCGGGCTGGAAGGCGTCGTCACGATGACCGACCATTGCAACGACATGGCCGCCGCCTACCGGCTGTCCACCGTCGTCGTATCCGCCTCGCAGGAGCCGGAAGCCTTCGGGCGGGTGATCGTCGAGGCGCAGGCCATGGGCCGCCCGGTGATCGTCTCCGCCATCGGCGCCTACCAGGAGACGGTGATTCCCGGCGAAACCGCCTGGGTGGTGCCGCCCGCCGATCCCGACGCGCTGGCCAAGGCCCTGGACGAGGCGCTGTCCCTGACGACGGAGCAGCGCGACGCCATCGGTGCCCGCGCCCGCGCCTTCGTCGCCGAGCGCTACACCAAGCAGCGCATGTGCGCCGACACGCTGGCCGTATACGCGGAGCTTCTCGCCGAGCCCAAACGGGCCGCGCAAGGCCGCTGA
- a CDS encoding alpha/beta hydrolase produces the protein MTEPAAGPVPSPGGAHHSLKRGAATIAYRHTPGRDPEGLAPGVMFLGGFMSDMTGTKALALEEWAAGEGLSFTRFDYQGHGASSGRFDEGTIGLWADDALAVLDRVTVGPQILVGSSMGGWMMLLTALRRPERVAGLVGIAAAPDFTEDLMWDLFDESVRREILETGRWLRPSDYGPEPQPITRALIEDGRNHLLLRQPIAFDKPVRLLHGMADPDVPWQVSLTLADRLSSADVRVTLVKDGDHRLSRDQDIDLLCRTVGDLVRGLG, from the coding sequence ATGACCGAACCCGCAGCCGGCCCCGTCCCGTCGCCGGGCGGCGCGCACCATAGCCTGAAGCGCGGCGCCGCGACCATAGCCTATCGTCACACCCCCGGCCGCGACCCGGAGGGGCTGGCCCCCGGCGTGATGTTCCTCGGCGGCTTCATGTCGGACATGACCGGCACCAAGGCTCTGGCCTTGGAGGAATGGGCGGCGGGCGAAGGGCTGTCCTTCACCCGTTTCGATTATCAGGGCCACGGCGCCTCCAGCGGGCGGTTCGACGAGGGGACGATCGGGCTGTGGGCCGACGACGCGCTGGCCGTCCTGGACCGCGTCACGGTGGGGCCGCAGATCCTTGTCGGTTCCTCAATGGGCGGCTGGATGATGCTGCTGACCGCCCTGCGCCGTCCGGAGCGGGTGGCCGGCCTGGTCGGCATCGCCGCCGCCCCGGATTTCACCGAGGACCTGATGTGGGACCTCTTCGACGAGTCCGTCCGCCGCGAGATCCTGGAGACGGGCCGCTGGCTGCGCCCCTCCGACTACGGGCCGGAGCCGCAGCCGATCACCCGCGCCCTGATCGAGGATGGGCGCAACCACCTGCTGCTGCGCCAGCCCATCGCCTTCGACAAGCCGGTGCGCCTGTTGCACGGAATGGCCGACCCCGACGTGCCCTGGCAGGTCAGCCTGACCCTGGCCGACCGTCTGAGCAGCGCGGACGTGCGGGTGACGCTGGTGAAGGACGGCGACCACCGCCTGTCGCGCGACCAGGACATCGACCTGCTGTGTCGCACGGTGGGCGATCTGGTCCGCGGTCTCGGCTGA
- a CDS encoding PepSY-associated TM helix domain-containing protein codes for MTNRTIRIWTLIHKWTSLICTIFMLLLCLTGLPLIFHDEIEALTAEDTLPPMPADTPLKSLDEAVASALATYPGERPLFLSFDVDRPVVNVTTGPGARPPVSQMHISAIDLRTTRILADLNDDGGFMHVMLRLHVDLFAGLPGELFLGFMGFLLVLATLSGVVIYAPFMRKLSFGTVRAGRGRRLKWLDLHNMLGIVTLMWVVVVGLTGVINTLSVPLVAYWRANELAAMIAPYEGKPVPERFASVDAAVRTAMEAAPGMRPQFVAFPGVRFSSNHHYAVWLRGATPATHRILTPALIDAETGAFTDMRSMPWYMLALRLSQPLHFGDYGGLPMKILWAVLDLLTIVILGSGLYLWIARRRLVQNRRAQDRPVQDRPVQDHAAAGPGPRGAAGEAAE; via the coding sequence ATGACCAATCGAACCATCCGGATCTGGACGCTGATCCACAAATGGACCAGCCTGATCTGCACGATCTTCATGCTGCTGCTGTGCCTGACCGGCCTGCCGCTGATCTTCCATGACGAGATCGAGGCGCTGACGGCCGAGGACACCCTTCCGCCGATGCCCGCCGACACGCCCTTGAAATCGCTGGACGAGGCGGTGGCCTCGGCGCTGGCGACCTACCCCGGCGAGCGTCCGCTGTTCCTCAGCTTCGACGTGGACCGGCCGGTGGTGAACGTCACCACCGGTCCGGGGGCCCGCCCCCCGGTGTCGCAGATGCACATCTCGGCCATCGACCTGCGCACCACGCGGATTCTGGCCGACCTGAACGACGACGGCGGTTTCATGCATGTGATGCTGCGCCTGCATGTGGACCTGTTCGCCGGGCTGCCCGGCGAGCTGTTCCTCGGCTTCATGGGCTTCCTGCTGGTCCTGGCCACCCTGTCGGGTGTGGTGATCTATGCCCCCTTCATGCGCAAGCTGTCCTTCGGCACGGTGCGGGCCGGGCGCGGCCGGCGGCTGAAATGGCTCGATCTGCACAACATGCTGGGCATCGTCACGCTGATGTGGGTGGTGGTGGTCGGGTTGACCGGCGTCATCAACACCCTGTCCGTGCCGCTGGTCGCCTATTGGCGCGCCAACGAGCTTGCGGCGATGATCGCCCCCTATGAGGGCAAGCCGGTTCCGGAGCGCTTCGCCTCGGTTGACGCGGCCGTCCGCACCGCCATGGAGGCCGCCCCCGGCATGCGGCCGCAATTCGTCGCCTTCCCCGGCGTGCGGTTTTCCAGCAACCACCATTATGCGGTGTGGCTGAGGGGAGCCACGCCGGCCACCCACCGGATCCTGACCCCCGCCCTGATCGACGCCGAGACGGGGGCCTTCACCGACATGCGCTCCATGCCATGGTACATGCTGGCGCTGCGGTTGTCGCAACCGCTGCATTTTGGCGATTATGGCGGGCTGCCGATGAAGATCCTGTGGGCGGTGCTGGACCTGCTGACCATCGTCATCCTCGGCAGCGGCCTGTATTTGTGGATCGCCCGCCGCCGCCTTGTCCAGAATCGCCGTGCCCAGGACCGGCCTGTCCAGGACCGGCCTGTCCAGGATCATGCCGCCGCAGGCCCCGGCCCGCGTGGCGCCGCCGGAGAGGCTGCGGAATGA
- a CDS encoding TonB-dependent receptor: MTNGRRDSVQGGRLGCVFTGRLPRTFLWRLLATTMLIVPGLPLSGVPAAMAQSIPAGPVTFAIAPQSVDGALAAFSTATRIQVLTPGAVTQGVNSPGVSGSMTAREGLNRLLSGTGLAARFLNTETVTVERVAAGDAVLLDPLQVEGSRGATGPGALPPAYAGGQVARGGRIGALGNQDAMDVPFSITSYTAETIRNQQADTIADVLANDPAVRSSLGYGNFSESFVIRGFQLAGEDLSVDGLYGTAPRQIVATNMFERVEVLKGANAFLNGAAPSGSGIGGGVNLVPKRAEDDPLTRLTASYAMDSRLGLSADVGRRFGDANQFGVRANAAVRGGDTAIDDEERSLTLGSLALDYRGERARVTLDVGTQTQRVEQGRPVVYVGSFVPAVPSAAQNYAQPWSYSRMRDTFGQIRAEYDLLPNLTAYGAFGLRSMREDGDYASPTITRPDGTGTVRRLTVPREDDTVTGQAGVRADLQTGPLRHQLNAGASALRTTNNNGFEFGTTSTINLYTMVGLPRPATTSASGMVGDLPKVSESVLRSVYASDTVSILNDRVMVTAGLRQQNIQVRGYNRANGARTSDYDQSALTPVVGLVVKPVETLSLYANRIEGLAQGPTAPSTAVNSGEIFAPYRSVQYEVGGKLDFGSFGGSLSLFQTTQPSGVTDPFTRVYSVSGEQRNRGIELMLYGEPVQGVRLLGGATFIDPELSDTGSAATEGKDAVGVPRHQFNANVEWDLPFLPASVPTVTLTGRMIHTGSQYLNTANTLRIPSWTRFDIGARMVADVQNRPVTIRAAVENVTDKAYWASASGGYLSQGSPLTAKLSVSVDF; the protein is encoded by the coding sequence GTGACGAACGGACGCCGGGACAGCGTCCAGGGCGGTCGGTTGGGCTGCGTGTTCACGGGGCGGCTCCCGAGGACGTTCCTGTGGCGGCTCCTGGCGACGACGATGCTGATCGTGCCGGGCCTTCCGCTGTCCGGCGTTCCCGCAGCGATGGCGCAGTCGATCCCGGCCGGCCCGGTGACCTTCGCCATCGCGCCACAGTCGGTGGACGGGGCGCTCGCCGCCTTCTCCACCGCCACGCGCATCCAGGTGCTGACCCCCGGCGCCGTGACCCAGGGCGTCAATTCTCCCGGCGTCAGCGGATCGATGACCGCGCGCGAGGGGCTGAACCGTCTGCTGTCCGGCACCGGGCTGGCCGCCCGCTTCCTCAACACGGAAACCGTGACGGTCGAGCGCGTGGCCGCCGGCGACGCCGTCCTGCTCGATCCGCTGCAGGTCGAAGGAAGCCGGGGCGCCACCGGCCCCGGCGCCCTGCCCCCGGCCTACGCCGGCGGTCAGGTGGCGCGCGGGGGGCGCATCGGCGCGCTGGGCAACCAGGACGCGATGGACGTCCCCTTCTCCATCACCAGCTACACCGCCGAAACCATCCGCAACCAGCAGGCGGACACCATCGCCGACGTTCTGGCCAACGACCCGGCGGTGCGCAGCAGCCTCGGCTACGGCAATTTCTCCGAAAGCTTCGTCATCCGCGGCTTCCAGCTGGCGGGGGAGGATCTGTCGGTCGACGGCCTCTACGGCACCGCTCCGCGCCAGATCGTCGCCACCAACATGTTCGAGCGGGTCGAGGTGCTGAAGGGCGCCAACGCCTTCCTCAACGGCGCGGCCCCCAGCGGGTCCGGCATCGGCGGCGGCGTGAACCTCGTGCCCAAGCGGGCGGAGGACGATCCGCTGACCCGGCTGACCGCCAGCTACGCCATGGACAGCCGGCTCGGCCTGTCGGCCGATGTCGGGCGCCGGTTCGGCGACGCCAACCAGTTCGGCGTGCGCGCCAACGCCGCGGTCCGCGGCGGCGACACCGCCATCGACGACGAGGAGCGGAGTCTGACGCTCGGCTCCCTGGCGCTGGATTATCGCGGCGAGCGCGCCCGCGTGACGCTCGACGTCGGCACCCAGACCCAGCGGGTGGAACAGGGCCGCCCCGTGGTCTATGTCGGCAGCTTCGTCCCGGCGGTGCCATCGGCCGCGCAGAATTACGCGCAGCCCTGGAGCTATTCGCGGATGCGCGACACCTTCGGCCAGATCCGCGCCGAATACGACCTCCTGCCCAACCTGACCGCCTACGGCGCCTTCGGCCTGCGCAGCATGCGCGAGGACGGCGACTATGCCTCCCCCACCATCACGCGGCCCGACGGCACCGGCACGGTCCGGCGCCTGACCGTCCCGCGCGAGGATGACACCGTCACCGGCCAGGCCGGCGTCCGGGCCGACCTGCAGACCGGCCCGCTCCGGCACCAACTCAACGCCGGTGCCTCCGCGCTGCGGACGACCAACAACAACGGCTTCGAATTCGGCACGACCTCAACCATCAACCTCTACACCATGGTCGGCCTGCCGCGCCCGGCGACGACCTCGGCCAGCGGCATGGTCGGTGATCTGCCGAAGGTCAGCGAGTCGGTGCTGCGCAGCGTCTACGCGTCGGACACCGTGTCGATCCTGAACGACCGGGTGATGGTCACCGCCGGCCTGCGCCAGCAGAACATCCAGGTTCGCGGCTACAACCGGGCCAACGGCGCCCGCACCTCCGATTACGACCAGTCGGCGCTGACGCCGGTGGTCGGGCTGGTGGTGAAGCCGGTCGAGACGCTGTCGCTCTACGCCAACCGGATCGAGGGGCTGGCGCAGGGGCCGACCGCCCCGTCCACGGCGGTCAATTCCGGCGAGATCTTCGCGCCCTACCGGTCGGTCCAGTACGAGGTCGGCGGCAAGCTGGACTTCGGCAGCTTCGGCGGCTCGCTGTCGCTGTTCCAGACCACGCAGCCCAGCGGCGTCACCGACCCGTTCACCCGCGTCTACAGCGTGTCCGGCGAACAGCGCAACCGCGGCATCGAACTGATGCTGTACGGCGAACCGGTGCAGGGCGTCCGGTTGCTCGGCGGCGCCACCTTCATCGATCCGGAGCTGAGCGACACCGGCAGCGCCGCGACCGAGGGCAAGGACGCCGTCGGCGTGCCGCGCCACCAGTTCAACGCCAACGTCGAATGGGACCTTCCCTTCCTCCCCGCGTCCGTCCCCACCGTGACGCTGACCGGGCGCATGATCCACACCGGGTCGCAGTATCTCAACACGGCCAACACGCTGAGGATTCCCAGCTGGACCCGCTTCGACATCGGCGCGCGCATGGTCGCCGACGTTCAGAACCGTCCGGTCACCATCCGGGCGGCGGTCGAGAACGTGACCGACAAGGCCTATTGGGCGTCGGCCTCCGGCGGCTACCTGAGCCAGGGGAGCCCGCTGACGGCCAAGCTGTCGGTGTCCGTCGATTTCTGA
- a CDS encoding FecR family protein, translated as MDHQDGQRSEPAESGPVDGGPDEDRLFSEANAWHFRLQSDDVRPAERAAFAEWLARSPAHAHAWAGLQTLLHDLREPARAAYAESRIAPPRRPAAAGVRRLAAAMTILLVVGGLGVWHGPTLYQNAVADQVTSTGQRRTLTLPDGSTVDMNGDTALAFDYRDGERRVQILRGEAWFRVTRDPDHPFVVDGGAGAARVLGTQFSVRRKDDRTTVTVGEGLVEVVAHRNADGNAPWPDSVRLRPGESAEADANGLTGPRAVDPAVAFAWRQGQIVFRQQPLASVIATLNRQWPGRVILLNDEAAERVVSGVFALDRPDAVIDALERGLGMRATRITPYLTLLR; from the coding sequence ATGGATCATCAGGATGGACAGCGCAGCGAGCCGGCGGAAAGCGGACCGGTGGACGGCGGACCGGACGAGGACCGGCTGTTCTCGGAAGCCAACGCGTGGCACTTCCGCCTGCAATCCGACGACGTCAGGCCGGCGGAGCGCGCTGCCTTTGCCGAATGGCTGGCCCGCAGTCCGGCCCACGCCCACGCCTGGGCCGGCCTCCAGACCCTGCTTCACGACCTGAGGGAACCCGCCCGCGCCGCTTACGCCGAATCCCGCATCGCGCCGCCCCGCCGCCCCGCGGCGGCCGGTGTGCGGCGCCTTGCCGCGGCGATGACCATCCTGCTGGTGGTCGGCGGCCTCGGCGTCTGGCACGGACCGACGCTTTACCAGAATGCCGTCGCGGATCAGGTGACCTCGACCGGACAGCGCCGGACCCTGACCCTGCCGGATGGCTCCACGGTCGACATGAACGGCGACACCGCGCTGGCGTTCGATTATCGAGATGGCGAGCGGCGCGTCCAAATTCTGCGCGGCGAGGCGTGGTTCCGCGTCACGCGCGATCCCGACCATCCCTTCGTCGTCGATGGCGGGGCGGGTGCCGCCCGTGTGCTGGGAACCCAATTCAGCGTCCGGCGCAAGGACGACCGCACGACGGTCACCGTGGGCGAAGGGCTGGTGGAGGTCGTCGCCCATCGCAACGCTGACGGCAACGCCCCCTGGCCCGACAGCGTCCGCCTGCGCCCCGGCGAGAGTGCGGAGGCCGACGCCAACGGCCTGACCGGGCCGCGGGCGGTGGACCCCGCCGTCGCCTTCGCGTGGCGCCAGGGCCAGATCGTCTTCCGCCAGCAGCCGCTCGCCTCCGTCATCGCGACCCTGAACCGGCAATGGCCGGGCCGGGTGATCCTGCTGAACGACGAGGCGGCGGAGCGCGTCGTGTCCGGCGTCTTCGCGCTCGACCGGCCGGATGCCGTGATTGACGCGCTGGAGCGCGGCCTCGGCATGCGCGCCACCCGCATCACCCCCTACCTCACCCTGCTCCGCTGA
- a CDS encoding RNA polymerase sigma factor: MTGSVGTWARKIAELFDAHRLRVERAIARRTGDPQTAGDLAQDAFLRLARLPDGEAIQNPAGLLYVVADRVALDHCRVAKRQRRREAGPPDEALPSSGPGADMVVERNQTMARLRGAIDSLPPKTRDVFLLYHVEGLSYRAIGERLGISPRTVEYHLRTALEQCRARMKRRPLR, from the coding sequence ATGACGGGTTCCGTAGGCACTTGGGCGCGCAAGATCGCGGAGTTGTTCGATGCGCACCGACTGCGCGTGGAGCGTGCCATCGCGCGGCGCACCGGGGATCCGCAAACGGCGGGCGACCTCGCGCAGGATGCCTTCCTGCGGTTGGCCCGTCTGCCCGATGGCGAGGCGATCCAGAATCCGGCCGGTCTGCTGTATGTGGTGGCCGACCGCGTGGCGCTGGACCATTGCCGGGTGGCCAAGCGCCAGCGCCGGCGTGAGGCCGGTCCACCCGACGAGGCGTTGCCCTCCTCCGGCCCCGGTGCCGACATGGTGGTGGAGCGGAACCAGACCATGGCCCGGCTGCGCGGCGCCATCGATTCCCTGCCGCCCAAAACCCGGGACGTGTTCCTTCTCTACCATGTCGAAGGTTTGTCCTACCGCGCCATTGGGGAACGGCTTGGTATCTCCCCCCGCACGGTGGAGTACCATCTGCGCACGGCGCTGGAGCAGTGCCGCGCGCGCATGAAGCGGCGTCCGCTGCGATGA
- a CDS encoding arylsulfatase, whose protein sequence is MPKNQERTADKTTPNDHKLSRRSVLAGSTALVAAAAAASQATAQTQAPPAAAPAAGGAGGRPPNILVIFGDDIGVSQISAYTMGLMGYRTPNIDRLAAEGAIFTDSYGQQSCTAGRASFILGQEPFRTGLLTIGMPGDPHGITDWMPTIADVMKTRGYATGQFGKNHLGDQDQHLPTNHGFDEFFGNLYHLNAEEEPEGYFYPKDPEFRKQFGPRGVIHSHADGRIEDTGPLNTKRMETVDEEFLAAAKDFIDRQHQANKPFFVWFNSTRMHVFTHLKPESLGRTGKGIEADGMAEHDGHVGQLLKQLDDLGIAENTIVLYTTDNGAELALWPDGAMTPFHGEKGTTWEGGMRIPMLVRWPGVVKPGSQVNEIVTLMDWMPTFAAAAGIPDLKEKMRAGFQAGTKTFKVHLDGYDLTQLLKGEAKTPPRDVMYYFDQGGNLNAIRWNDWKLSFAIASEGNIATATRETPSWAQITNLRMDPYERGLREGGGATEFLGRNMWLLVPIQGKVKDFFADFSQFPYQEGSTLNPSGINYGLLRQQAALKRLQDVERLAPPR, encoded by the coding sequence ATGCCGAAGAACCAGGAAAGGACCGCGGACAAGACGACCCCGAATGACCACAAGTTGAGCCGCCGTTCCGTTCTGGCGGGCTCGACGGCGCTCGTCGCGGCGGCCGCCGCGGCGTCGCAGGCGACCGCGCAAACCCAGGCTCCGCCTGCGGCGGCACCCGCCGCGGGCGGAGCCGGCGGCAGGCCGCCCAACATCCTCGTGATCTTCGGCGACGACATCGGTGTCTCCCAGATCAGTGCCTACACCATGGGGCTGATGGGTTACCGCACGCCGAACATCGATCGCCTCGCGGCGGAAGGGGCGATCTTCACCGACTCCTATGGCCAGCAAAGCTGCACCGCCGGCCGCGCCTCCTTCATCCTGGGGCAGGAACCGTTCCGCACCGGCCTCCTGACCATCGGCATGCCTGGGGACCCCCACGGCATCACCGACTGGATGCCGACCATCGCCGACGTGATGAAGACGAGAGGTTATGCCACGGGCCAGTTCGGCAAGAACCATCTCGGCGACCAGGATCAGCATCTGCCGACCAACCATGGCTTCGACGAGTTCTTCGGCAATCTCTACCATCTCAACGCCGAGGAGGAGCCGGAAGGCTATTTCTACCCGAAGGACCCCGAATTCCGGAAACAGTTCGGCCCTCGCGGGGTGATCCATTCCCACGCCGACGGCAGGATCGAGGACACCGGGCCGCTGAACACGAAGCGCATGGAGACGGTGGACGAAGAGTTCCTTGCCGCGGCGAAGGACTTCATCGATCGCCAGCACCAGGCGAACAAGCCGTTCTTCGTCTGGTTCAACTCCACCCGCATGCATGTCTTCACCCACCTGAAGCCCGAAAGCCTCGGCAGGACCGGCAAAGGCATCGAGGCGGACGGCATGGCGGAGCATGACGGGCATGTCGGGCAGCTCCTGAAGCAACTCGACGATCTCGGCATCGCGGAGAACACCATCGTCCTCTACACCACCGACAACGGCGCCGAACTCGCCTTGTGGCCGGACGGGGCCATGACACCCTTCCACGGAGAGAAGGGCACCACCTGGGAAGGCGGCATGCGCATTCCCATGCTGGTGCGTTGGCCGGGCGTGGTGAAGCCGGGTTCCCAGGTCAATGAGATCGTGACCTTGATGGACTGGATGCCGACCTTCGCCGCTGCAGCCGGCATTCCCGACCTGAAGGAAAAGATGAGGGCCGGTTTTCAAGCCGGCACCAAGACCTTCAAGGTCCATCTCGACGGCTATGACCTGACGCAATTGCTGAAGGGTGAGGCGAAAACGCCGCCGCGCGACGTGATGTACTATTTCGACCAGGGCGGGAACCTGAATGCGATCCGCTGGAACGACTGGAAACTGAGCTTCGCGATTGCCAGCGAGGGCAACATCGCGACCGCGACGCGCGAGACTCCGAGTTGGGCACAGATCACCAACCTCCGGATGGACCCCTATGAACGGGGACTGCGGGAAGGAGGAGGAGCAACGGAGTTCCTGGGCCGCAACATGTGGCTGCTCGTTCCCATACAGGGAAAGGTCAAGGATTTCTTCGCCGACTTCAGCCAGTTCCCCTATCAGGAGGGCAGCACGCTCAACCCGAGCGGCATCAACTACGGGTTGCTGCGGCAGCAGGCGGCACTCAAGCGTCTTCAGGACGTGGAACGGCTCGCACCGCCCCGGTGA
- a CDS encoding BatD family protein, translating into MTRVVLALLLLWPAFPIAAQDSPGSDVLVRQSIKPESGAVIGQHVALYVDVLFRNGMPRPPRVSLPDAPGLQAFRFETQATTIQESIGNESYVGQRFEFALYPRRGGVFELPPAAVTLLDRNGAETRTAQGQALRLDVGVPPGVDPSQPVVATRGLTLTEQWVPGQDGTFKAGDAILRTITRSAEDVPGLAMRDLAFPVPDGVRAYADPPEIDDHSNRGAITGRRTDRVTYVFERGGHVTIPAVAQPWWDLATRTVRTAQAPGATITVEAPSATATPAAAAARSEGGWLARHRSSLIAGGAFLVVLAFAVAGFLRHRRRTDAADESAAFAALRRACATSDAAAVYHAFARWRAFLAPAEREAASRAAIRLDAALFSGASARWENRDSVEFVRLLADIRRSHSPHASEFRLAPLNPRSP; encoded by the coding sequence AGCCGGAGTCCGGCGCGGTGATCGGGCAGCATGTGGCGCTGTACGTGGACGTGCTTTTCCGGAATGGGATGCCGCGGCCGCCGCGGGTCAGCCTTCCCGACGCGCCGGGCCTTCAGGCGTTCCGCTTCGAGACGCAGGCCACGACGATACAGGAGAGCATCGGCAACGAATCCTATGTCGGTCAGCGCTTCGAATTCGCGCTCTATCCGCGTCGGGGCGGTGTGTTCGAGTTGCCTCCGGCCGCCGTGACGCTGCTCGACCGGAACGGCGCCGAGACGCGCACGGCCCAGGGGCAGGCGCTGCGCCTCGATGTCGGCGTGCCGCCCGGTGTCGATCCATCGCAGCCCGTGGTCGCGACGCGGGGGCTGACCTTGACGGAGCAATGGGTCCCCGGACAGGACGGCACCTTCAAGGCCGGGGACGCCATCTTGCGCACGATCACGCGCAGCGCCGAGGACGTGCCGGGCCTCGCCATGCGGGACCTTGCCTTTCCCGTGCCGGACGGCGTGCGCGCCTATGCCGATCCGCCCGAGATCGACGATCACAGCAACCGCGGCGCCATCACCGGGCGGCGCACCGACCGCGTCACCTACGTCTTCGAGCGCGGCGGGCACGTCACAATTCCGGCCGTCGCGCAGCCCTGGTGGGATCTGGCCACGCGAACGGTCAGGACGGCGCAGGCGCCCGGCGCCACGATCACCGTGGAAGCGCCATCTGCCACTGCCACCCCGGCCGCTGCCGCCGCACGATCCGAAGGCGGCTGGCTGGCCCGGCACCGCTCCTCGCTGATCGCGGGTGGAGCCTTCCTCGTCGTGCTCGCCTTCGCCGTCGCCGGCTTTCTCCGCCATCGGCGGAGGACGGATGCGGCGGATGAGAGCGCCGCCTTCGCCGCCTTGCGCCGTGCCTGCGCGACGTCCGATGCCGCCGCCGTCTATCACGCCTTCGCGCGGTGGCGGGCCTTTCTGGCACCCGCTGAGCGCGAGGCCGCGAGCCGGGCCGCCATCCGGCTCGACGCCGCCTTGTTCTCAGGGGCTTCGGCGCGTTGGGAGAACCGCGATTCCGTCGAATTCGTCCGTCTCCTCGCGGACATTCGCCGGTCGCATTCCCCACACGCATCGGAGTTTCGGCTGGCACCCCTCAACCCCAGGAGTCCATGA